A stretch of the Porites lutea chromosome 12, jaPorLute2.1, whole genome shotgun sequence genome encodes the following:
- the LOC140953812 gene encoding uncharacterized protein yields the protein MAARRKGPMITLKVRGVTVEVRKKNVSASDCNKSKVKCYGEAADGYKNGSNKSASWASYSPMLIVGKEDEIVTYELQNNSWTRRSLFPAKDVAGLECDHDKRHIYWSNRKEINELSLVTTFSEISPFHLDRLNPATSPNSLAFNWIDYKLYWIDAKDIYLGDLRNWRRVRLIEGKLDIPKAIALSPSDGFIYWAVWGQVPKIMRARLDGTERKELINKNISFPEALALDESNRRLFWAGTDETKSHGIIEWVSLDGLNRNVTFRSPGYYPYSLDIYKGFVYWADRRKKAILRISSRGGEEEMVITGLKRPVGVKFCKERTEFENNHGSPCDQNNGGCDYLCVNLHFSKGPRCMYQKDMNLKGDGKTCEKAGKNNVIFVVIIVVVIIVVVLLLALLPAVYIIVKKHFSHFTKVDQNVREDIGEEPATERTGFLQENLPPSFDASAVLSQQLCNAEPLGAGETEENSSVRFQRGELAIYNNYHRVTTVNLTAVNTNMNTTYNYHVELEQNGGMTVVQSMMVFLCVCPKDMNLQGNEKTCKVAQIVPRGESKDEPLGLNGLTVSIVAVVVYLLALLRLGVSIRLLHPGKKNPPPLPPMVKQNVEEDMGGEHTTERTEFMQANSRSTNLSSVADQQLYNVEP from the exons TAACTGTTGAAGTTAGAAAAAAGAATGTCTCGGCTTCTGATTGTAATAAAAGTAAAGTGAAATGCTATGGTGAGGCAGCGGATGGTTACAAAAACGGAAGCAACAAATCGGCCAGTTGGG CTTCATATTCACCCATGCTAATTGTTGGTAAAGAAGATGAGATTGTCACATATGAgctgcaaaataattcatggacAAGAAGATCGCTATTCCCAGCGAAGGATGTAGCAGGGCTAGAGTGCGACCACGATAAACGTCACATATACTGGTCAAACAGAAAAGAGATAAATGAACTCTCCTTAGTCACCACCTTCAGTGAAATATCTCCTTTTCATCTCGATCGCCTCAACCCTGCAACGTCACCAAATTCCCTTGCCTTTAATTGGATTGATTATAAGTTATACTGGATTGATGCCAAGGACATTTATCTCGGAGATTTGCGCAATTGGAGAAGAGTTCGACTAATTGAAGGAAAACTTGATATACCAAAAGCTATTGCTTTGAGTCCTTCAGATGG ttttatttaCTGGGCGGTTTGGGGCCAAGTACCAAAAATTATGCGCGCAAGACTAGATGGAACAGAGAGAAAAGAACTTATTAACAAAAATATCTCTTTTCCCGAAGCCCTGGCACTCGACGAATCAAACAGGAGGCTTTTCTGGGCTGGAACAGACGAAACAAAATCACACGGAATAATAGAGTGGGTATCCCTAGATGGTTTAAACCGCAATGTCACATTCCGCAGTCCGGGTTATTATCCGTATAGTTTGGACATCTATAAAGGTTTTGTGTACTGGGCTGACCGGAGAAAGAAAGCTATTCTGCGCATCTCATCCAGAGGAGGTGAAGAAGAGATGGTCATTACCGGCTTAAAAAGGCCAGTGGGAGTAAAGTTTTGCAAGGAGCGTACCGAGTTTGAAAATAATCATG GGAGTCCTTGTGATCAGAACAACGGTGGTTGTGACTACCTGTGCGTGAATCTACATTTCAGTAAAGGTCCAAGATGTATGTATCAAAAAGATATGAACCTCAAAGGTGATGGTAAAACATGCGAAAAAG CAGGAAAGAACAATGTTATTTTCGTCGTGATTATTGTAGTCGTGATTATTGTCGTCGTGCTGTTGTTGGCGCTGCTACCAGCGGTGTACATTATTGTTAAGAAACACTTCTCACACTTCACAAAAGTGGATCAGAACGTTAGGGAGGACATAGGAGAGGAGCCCGCCACTGAGCGCACGGGTTTCCTACAAGAAAATTTGCCCCCATCGTTTGATGCGTCAGCAGTGTTGAGTCAACAACTTTGCAATGCTGAGCCTTTAGGAGCTGGTGAAACCGAAGAAAATTCATCGGTCAGA tttcagAGAGGAGAGTTGGCgatttacaataattatcatagagtgacaacggtgaaccTGACAGCCGTGAATACGAATATGAATACAACCTATAATTATCACGTGGAACTTGAACAAAATGGAGGAATGACGGTT GTTCAGTCCATGATGGTATTCCTCTGTGTGTGTCCAAAAGATATGAATCTCCAAGGGAATGAGAAGACATGCAAAGTAGCGCAAATAGTACCTCGAG GAGAGAGCAAGGATGAGCCATTGGGTTTAAATGGGCTAACGGTGAGCATTGTCGCTGTTGTGGTATACTTACTCGCACTGCTACGTCTAGGGGTATCCATTCGCCTCCTACACCCTGGGAAAAAGAATCCGCCACCGCTACCGCCCATGGTAAAACAGAACGTTGAGGAGGACATGGGAGGGGAGCATACCACTGAACGCACGGAGTTTATGCAAGCAAATTCACGATCAACTAATTTGTCATCTGTGGCAGATCAGCAACTTTACAATGTAGAGCCTTAA